In one window of Leptospira sp. GIMC2001 DNA:
- a CDS encoding RHS repeat-associated core domain-containing protein, translated as MLNIRIKRFSKIVPYGLAFGVFVAIALVFNFISSTSPLPQSLPAPSVDANGNLTMAYPLDIPEGTSGMTPQLSLSYHSQGGSPSMGKGWVLSGLPEIRRDADTNSYKPQKFSHSYNGSMVFINGSGNYGFRAENFARLEPQGNASNPASWIERSPDGNWKLYGDGSDHTISSLDGSENWVWAIKSEQDVLGNQIHYEYYKSDGNLLPKTIRYANGNRTIEFLYDDFNDDKISFVLRNQRKETKILKSITFYTNGDKSHSYELDYDIDNDRKVFSLNSILYKTDSFTNTHIPISFQKTGKPRGIMELSSNEGINNEGYGGSIDLVDRLFELIKQILFSKMMSQVQAGARRGNMTSLERTATSNFNGAMSTLNLNVSSNFAGRFPEQMPSALKRSITTAPTTSEIIMNVVSESLQNPTKNDSEFLYASTEGIGRFPIKDRQSCDWGTIACICYAVVPGCPAEVINYCGEFLFFGGFDSCQNGITSPVPMAMPTDTNGDGITEYSRLLGRMDTSMALHVHDEYGKFGDTVLPNLPIRYNTYTEIADIDGDGRTDFAYQSGGKLHVAFSEGSYYAEPKPFLHVDLKNMPVIYHKAEEYKNSDFLMDWNRDGRADFIHVEGKLVHVYFSTGRNFAPKKTYNLGGYDSIELVSVNDDKASAHRLSGFADMDGDGNLDHVMVRPLLGGEFDSFLTKIKEENALELEQKKAEFAPQKNQLLGIISNPSAYSGGQIAETRGQLREADREDYDKFIAGEKEMDSSFEATLIASFDEFFIGPKIGNIVTEQSDRIKDEIKRLADLNFSLNSFEVAVTYFDPNGLGVRQEKSNILVAGLPGMNWLVDVNGDGLPDLVSLTNQLSKKNPYSMDDKFNDIEKVIDVELVVRLNEGGRFSNSTTATSITSGFSKSSGGYQLGDVNLDGELDFLVPTGENGKNYAIYLGDGKGGFTHYNQKTINLPIEEEVKSFRMEDRNGDGVPDIYVQYGRNFKTKVVLSHGDFPEGLITNISDGNGGYTQINYAWKKDMPSAVVEANRSYENGVPNYSPQVLVSSITSKLSADTAQSTKSFSYSNQRYKMGDEITSANLGFETVTETHSINGITEAIVTTRYSQNPQLAGSVSWQEVRDANSVIVSRTDMSYAIYYPTAISKLVLPVSTTSLSYVNGQLKDTKTTTTTYNPSYAYSPASVTENWNGRLTTQEAFYANEPGIGILAEPIEEITSINGEMVSHVKRTYNNGNVTSESKLVDAGKWYAQYFTYDSIGNVVTQTDSLGRSLQYTYGGTNGNLPITATNAIGQTTSKEYDPITDLETKSTDANGNITTMDYDKYGRTTEVHFNGNKVQSMFYEYAGSQMTTTTVSHSVSGDSWTKTVADKEGKTKRTESLVTSGITSTEETKYDAKGRAFQKSHAYLTGESPTWTTTEYYPVNEDNQQRPKRITANTGEITDITYSLNSTQITISKDGEVIRTETATSDNFGQLQTKTVQGKTIQYTYNTIGQLVQVKDPGNANTSMTYDLGGRKKTQSDQNSGTVSYTYNLAGEMITQTDARGVTQNFTLDGLGRITKIESSGGGLPSETATIYTYDAPNSISNSNTIGKLTKISDASGLTEIAYDAKGQAIVEKRSIDDLTLFFQRSYDELGRMKTFTYPEGTKIENVYLPSGQLTTILIHAHDESYANQPVVQYYGPIEEDGKLIVRRKTGNKVEMDIAYDRLRQRPNAITTRLGDGHIEQRVSYEYDKKGNISKISDLMNETRNQIFEYDSINRVTKAIGKYGEETYSYNTNGNLTKRGKFSLQYNNPNHVHAVTQANATETGAVNYSYDSMGNLTNRNGDIYRYDSRSKLSEITTAGGDVFTYSYDHTGHRIKKYLKNADTTTYSFGNYYEIFRSPGVPEKHTMYITGIEGDIVSQYTRPDANLLNAVAINESITKENDQDVATLFITGYNEIKRDLSLVWDGIPTVSIIRTGYTVQVPVKLFLWMGLLLLAIYASIQISTEIQVSARFASALALIPFLFINIYSCSPAFYGGASSEEGVPPWLLGLGIPADTPSVNTEPASLGGGGSSGVGGQNTARIPGMFFLHPDHLGSITMVTDGMGNVLAGGEMGGKSHISYRPYGEILRTDSFGPDVSKYKYTGQEEDRESGLIYYKARYYDPAMGRFIQADCMTFPGKINGMNRMMYVDGNPISYTDSTGKSSEIRGRVRKMIKHLVGGFKIVDSLARSLGRGIDHHGKSMGRGIDYAARKAGRGIDGGARWLISGGEYSRNRGNDIRYYANAAIKKNYGQFITPPQKKTQEQKKQFINDQIKFWFIVLVTIRVCSLRCGTDVSVPEDIPENGPCNQVGICTDSDGNKCTYDIYVANGGNCP; from the coding sequence TTGTTAAATATTAGAATAAAACGTTTCTCTAAAATTGTTCCCTATGGGCTTGCTTTTGGTGTTTTTGTAGCAATTGCCTTGGTTTTTAACTTTATTTCTTCGACTAGCCCTCTGCCACAGAGCCTGCCTGCGCCTTCGGTGGATGCAAATGGGAATCTAACAATGGCGTATCCCTTGGATATTCCCGAGGGAACTAGTGGGATGACTCCACAATTGTCGCTTAGCTATCATTCTCAAGGTGGTTCTCCTTCTATGGGTAAGGGTTGGGTGTTGTCTGGTCTTCCTGAAATTCGTCGGGATGCGGATACTAACTCGTACAAACCGCAAAAATTCTCCCATAGTTATAATGGTTCTATGGTTTTTATCAATGGTTCAGGAAACTACGGGTTTCGTGCAGAAAATTTTGCAAGGCTTGAGCCACAGGGCAATGCAAGCAATCCAGCCTCGTGGATTGAGAGGTCACCTGATGGGAATTGGAAGCTGTATGGAGATGGGAGTGACCATACAATTTCTTCACTGGATGGTTCTGAGAATTGGGTCTGGGCTATCAAGTCAGAACAAGACGTCTTGGGCAATCAAATCCACTATGAATACTATAAATCGGATGGGAATCTTCTTCCGAAAACGATTCGTTATGCCAATGGGAATCGCACCATTGAGTTTCTCTATGATGATTTCAATGATGATAAGATTAGTTTTGTTCTGCGAAATCAGCGCAAGGAGACTAAGATTCTCAAAAGTATAACTTTCTATACAAATGGAGATAAATCGCATAGCTACGAACTCGATTATGATATAGATAATGATCGTAAAGTTTTCTCACTTAATTCTATTTTATACAAAACGGATTCATTCACAAATACTCATATACCCATTAGCTTCCAGAAAACTGGTAAACCGCGTGGAATTATGGAATTATCATCCAATGAAGGAATCAATAATGAAGGTTATGGTGGATCCATTGATCTTGTGGATCGATTGTTCGAATTGATCAAACAGATTCTATTCAGTAAGATGATGAGTCAGGTGCAAGCGGGTGCAAGACGCGGAAACATGACTTCGCTCGAAAGAACTGCGACTTCAAATTTTAATGGAGCTATGTCAACTCTTAATCTCAATGTTTCTTCTAATTTCGCTGGAAGGTTTCCAGAACAAATGCCGAGCGCATTGAAGCGTAGTATAACGACAGCTCCTACAACTAGTGAAATTATCATGAATGTTGTCTCGGAGAGTTTGCAGAATCCAACAAAGAATGATAGTGAATTCCTATATGCAAGCACGGAAGGAATTGGACGTTTTCCAATCAAAGACAGACAATCTTGTGATTGGGGAACTATAGCTTGTATATGTTATGCGGTGGTACCTGGATGTCCTGCAGAAGTGATCAATTATTGCGGGGAATTTCTTTTCTTCGGAGGATTTGATTCTTGTCAAAATGGAATTACATCTCCCGTTCCAATGGCTATGCCAACCGATACCAATGGAGATGGAATCACGGAATATTCGCGACTGCTTGGACGGATGGATACATCTATGGCTTTGCATGTTCATGACGAGTATGGAAAATTTGGTGATACTGTTCTTCCCAATCTACCCATTCGTTACAATACCTATACAGAAATAGCAGATATTGATGGAGATGGTCGAACTGATTTTGCTTATCAATCAGGTGGTAAATTGCATGTTGCCTTCTCCGAAGGCAGCTATTATGCAGAACCTAAACCTTTTCTGCATGTGGATCTAAAAAATATGCCTGTTATATATCATAAGGCTGAAGAATACAAGAACAGTGATTTCCTTATGGACTGGAACCGTGATGGTAGAGCTGATTTTATACATGTTGAAGGAAAGCTTGTTCATGTGTATTTCTCGACGGGGAGGAATTTTGCCCCGAAAAAGACTTACAACTTAGGTGGTTATGATAGCATCGAGTTGGTATCGGTTAACGATGATAAGGCATCTGCTCATCGATTGTCAGGTTTTGCTGATATGGATGGAGATGGAAACCTAGATCATGTAATGGTTCGCCCACTTCTAGGTGGAGAATTCGATAGCTTTTTAACTAAAATTAAAGAAGAGAATGCCCTAGAACTTGAGCAGAAGAAAGCTGAGTTTGCTCCGCAAAAGAATCAGTTATTGGGAATAATTTCTAACCCATCGGCTTATTCTGGAGGCCAAATTGCTGAGACGAGAGGTCAGTTGCGGGAAGCAGATCGAGAAGACTATGATAAGTTTATTGCAGGTGAAAAAGAAATGGATTCTTCTTTTGAAGCAACTCTGATCGCGTCCTTCGATGAATTCTTTATTGGTCCAAAGATTGGAAATATTGTAACGGAACAAAGTGATCGGATTAAGGACGAAATCAAAAGACTTGCTGACCTAAATTTTAGTTTGAATTCCTTCGAGGTTGCAGTAACTTATTTTGATCCAAATGGCTTGGGCGTGCGACAAGAAAAATCGAATATTCTAGTCGCAGGACTTCCTGGAATGAATTGGCTTGTGGATGTAAATGGGGATGGATTGCCCGATCTAGTGAGTCTCACGAACCAACTAAGTAAAAAAAATCCGTATTCTATGGATGATAAATTCAATGATATTGAGAAAGTCATCGATGTAGAGTTAGTTGTTCGCTTAAACGAAGGAGGGCGATTCTCAAATTCTACCACTGCGACTTCAATAACATCTGGATTCTCAAAAAGTTCTGGAGGCTACCAACTCGGAGATGTGAATCTTGATGGTGAATTAGACTTTCTTGTTCCCACGGGCGAAAACGGAAAAAATTATGCAATCTATCTGGGTGATGGGAAAGGAGGTTTTACTCATTACAATCAAAAAACTATAAATCTACCTATAGAAGAAGAAGTAAAATCCTTTCGCATGGAAGACCGCAATGGTGATGGAGTCCCAGACATATATGTTCAATATGGAAGAAATTTCAAAACAAAAGTTGTACTTTCTCATGGTGATTTTCCTGAAGGTTTGATCACCAACATTTCCGACGGCAATGGCGGTTATACTCAGATCAACTATGCATGGAAAAAAGATATGCCAAGCGCTGTTGTGGAAGCTAATCGAAGTTATGAAAATGGGGTTCCCAATTACAGCCCGCAGGTTCTAGTCTCATCCATTACGTCTAAGTTGTCTGCAGATACGGCTCAATCTACCAAATCCTTCTCCTATTCCAATCAAAGATATAAAATGGGAGATGAGATTACTTCGGCAAATCTGGGATTTGAAACTGTAACAGAAACCCATTCAATCAACGGTATTACAGAAGCAATTGTAACAACCAGATATTCACAGAATCCGCAACTTGCTGGGAGCGTCTCTTGGCAAGAAGTAAGAGATGCAAATTCTGTGATCGTATCCAGAACGGATATGAGCTATGCTATCTACTATCCAACTGCAATTTCTAAGCTGGTTCTTCCCGTATCCACAACATCACTTAGTTATGTGAACGGCCAACTCAAAGATACAAAGACAACCACAACAACCTACAATCCAAGCTATGCATACAGTCCAGCTAGTGTTACAGAAAACTGGAACGGTCGACTCACGACGCAAGAAGCTTTCTATGCGAATGAACCAGGAATTGGAATCCTTGCCGAACCCATTGAAGAAATCACAAGCATCAACGGAGAAATGGTATCGCATGTAAAGAGAACGTACAATAACGGAAATGTGACAAGCGAATCAAAGCTTGTGGATGCAGGAAAATGGTATGCTCAGTATTTTACCTATGACTCAATTGGTAATGTCGTAACTCAAACCGATAGCTTAGGCAGAAGTCTCCAGTACACTTACGGCGGAACCAACGGCAACCTTCCGATCACAGCAACAAATGCAATCGGACAGACTACTAGCAAAGAATATGATCCAATCACAGATCTAGAAACCAAATCTACCGATGCAAATGGAAATATCACTACCATGGACTATGATAAATATGGTAGAACAACTGAAGTTCATTTCAATGGAAACAAAGTTCAGTCTATGTTCTATGAATATGCAGGTAGCCAGATGACGACCACCACCGTATCTCATAGCGTGAGCGGAGATAGCTGGACAAAGACAGTAGCTGACAAAGAAGGTAAGACAAAACGTACAGAAAGCCTCGTGACATCGGGAATTACTTCCACAGAAGAAACGAAATATGATGCTAAAGGACGAGCATTCCAGAAGAGCCATGCCTATCTGACAGGAGAATCACCAACCTGGACAACCACAGAATACTACCCAGTAAACGAAGACAATCAACAAAGACCGAAGCGTATAACAGCGAATACAGGTGAGATTACTGACATAACATATTCTCTAAACTCAACACAGATTACAATATCCAAAGACGGAGAAGTGATTCGTACAGAAACTGCTACATCAGATAACTTTGGACAACTCCAAACCAAAACGGTTCAAGGCAAAACCATCCAGTATACCTACAACACCATAGGACAACTTGTACAGGTAAAAGATCCAGGGAATGCAAACACGTCTATGACGTATGATCTTGGTGGACGCAAGAAGACACAATCAGACCAAAACTCAGGAACTGTGAGCTATACCTACAATCTAGCTGGAGAGATGATAACCCAGACCGATGCAAGAGGAGTGACCCAAAACTTTACTCTAGATGGCTTGGGTAGAATCACAAAAATAGAATCTTCTGGTGGAGGACTGCCGTCTGAGACAGCTACAATCTATACATACGATGCTCCAAACTCAATATCCAACTCTAATACAATTGGAAAACTCACTAAAATCTCCGACGCATCAGGACTCACAGAAATCGCCTACGATGCAAAAGGACAAGCCATCGTCGAGAAACGTTCTATAGACGATCTGACTTTATTCTTCCAAAGAAGTTACGATGAACTGGGACGGATGAAGACATTCACTTATCCGGAAGGAACGAAGATTGAGAATGTCTATCTACCTTCAGGACAGCTTACAACCATCCTTATCCACGCTCATGACGAAAGCTATGCAAACCAACCAGTGGTTCAGTATTATGGACCGATTGAAGAAGACGGAAAGCTCATAGTAAGAAGAAAAACTGGAAATAAGGTTGAAATGGACATCGCCTACGACAGACTCAGACAGAGACCAAATGCAATCACAACAAGACTGGGTGACGGACATATTGAACAGAGAGTCTCATACGAATATGACAAGAAAGGCAATATATCCAAGATATCTGATCTAATGAATGAAACGAGAAATCAAATATTCGAATATGACAGTATCAACCGAGTTACAAAAGCCATTGGCAAATATGGAGAAGAAACATATTCTTACAACACAAACGGAAATCTCACTAAGAGAGGAAAGTTTAGTCTCCAATACAACAATCCAAATCATGTTCATGCTGTGACACAAGCAAACGCAACTGAGACTGGTGCAGTAAACTACAGTTACGACTCAATGGGAAACCTAACCAATCGTAACGGAGACATCTACCGATATGACAGCAGATCTAAACTGAGCGAGATCACTACGGCTGGTGGAGACGTGTTCACATATTCATATGATCATACAGGACATAGAATCAAGAAGTATCTAAAGAATGCGGATACAACAACATATAGCTTTGGAAACTACTACGAAATCTTCCGTTCCCCTGGTGTTCCAGAAAAGCATACAATGTATATAACAGGAATAGAGGGAGATATTGTATCGCAATATACAAGACCTGATGCCAATCTACTGAATGCGGTTGCGATCAACGAAAGTATTACGAAGGAAAATGATCAAGATGTTGCTACCTTGTTTATCACTGGATACAACGAAATCAAAAGAGACTTATCACTCGTGTGGGACGGAATCCCAACAGTATCTATTATCCGAACAGGATATACTGTCCAAGTTCCAGTAAAACTATTTCTCTGGATGGGATTGCTACTTCTTGCAATCTACGCATCTATTCAAATCTCCACTGAGATTCAAGTCTCTGCTAGATTCGCATCAGCACTCGCCTTGATTCCCTTTCTATTCATCAATATCTACAGTTGCTCACCTGCCTTCTATGGTGGAGCATCTAGTGAGGAAGGAGTTCCGCCTTGGCTACTCGGACTTGGTATACCTGCTGATACACCTAGTGTAAACACAGAACCAGCTAGCTTAGGTGGCGGTGGATCTAGTGGAGTCGGAGGACAGAACACAGCTCGCATACCTGGCATGTTCTTCCTACATCCCGATCATCTTGGTAGCATAACCATGGTAACAGATGGGATGGGCAATGTTCTCGCAGGCGGTGAGATGGGTGGAAAGTCACATATCAGCTATAGACCGTATGGTGAGATATTGAGAACTGATTCATTTGGACCAGATGTGAGTAAATACAAATACACAGGACAAGAGGAAGATCGTGAATCAGGATTGATCTATTACAAAGCAAGATACTATGATCCTGCAATGGGAAGGTTTATACAAGCTGATTGTATGACTTTTCCTGGTAAGATTAATGGAATGAATAGAATGATGTATGTTGATGGAAATCCGATTAGTTATACTGATTCTACTGGGAAATCATCAGAAATTAGGGGTAGAGTAAGAAAAATGATTAAACATTTAGTTGGAGGTTTTAAAATTGTTGATTCATTAGCAAGAAGTCTAGGTAGAGGAATTGATCATCATGGAAAAAGCATGGGAAGAGGAATTGATTATGCAGCTAGAAAAGCCGGTCGTGGGATTGATGGAGGTGCGCGATGGCTAATTAGTGGAGGGGAATATTCCCGAAACAGGGGCAACGATATAAGATATTATGCAAACGCCGCAATTAAAAAGAACTATGGACAGTTCATTACCCCGCCACAAAAAAAGACTCAAGAACAAAAAAAGCAATTTATAAATGATCAAATAAAATTTTGGTTTATAGTCCTAGTAACAATTAGGGTATGTTCGCTTAGATGTGGTACAGATGTTAGTGTTCCAGAAGATATTCCTGAAAATGGCCCATGTAATCAGGTGGGGATTTGCACAGATTCGGATGGAAATAAATGTACATATGATATATACGTTGCTAATGGAGGAAATTGTCCATGA
- a CDS encoding LA_3334 family protein, whose protein sequence is MKKNLLLLVFFMIFMINMESLLAVQLVFPNGHLFIAQLETEDSKEITVKYKGITYKILKSDLESYDNSKTGTDNSYTITEVILEDGSKFRGLFVEENDKEIILKTGIGFVNIKKYQIKPPIPIKPSPPDFPEQYRLVAAKTPLTKIGISASNILNIPAWSPEYISYSKFGFYLEPAFANYKSINFGIRLDYLQFFPASSAKALNAQIYLNYTIWETETKNLSIYTNLGGGVSNLLFNADLGSGSNRNGTVPIVQLDLGMEYAFAENYYLRPALQTLCFIEQNASKCAAGIEISAGVKL, encoded by the coding sequence ATGAAGAAAAATTTGCTTTTGTTAGTTTTTTTTATGATATTTATGATAAATATGGAATCTTTGTTAGCCGTACAATTGGTATTTCCCAACGGACATCTATTCATTGCTCAACTAGAGACCGAAGATTCTAAAGAAATCACTGTTAAATATAAGGGCATAACATACAAAATACTCAAATCCGATCTCGAATCCTATGACAATTCCAAGACAGGAACGGACAATTCGTACACTATAACAGAGGTAATCTTAGAAGATGGAAGCAAATTTCGCGGACTCTTCGTCGAGGAGAATGACAAGGAGATTATTTTAAAAACAGGAATAGGATTCGTAAATATTAAAAAATACCAGATCAAACCACCCATTCCCATCAAACCAAGTCCACCCGACTTCCCCGAACAATACCGACTTGTTGCAGCCAAAACACCGTTAACTAAGATAGGAATCTCCGCATCCAATATATTGAATATACCAGCCTGGTCACCGGAATACATTAGCTATTCTAAATTCGGATTCTATCTAGAACCAGCCTTCGCTAATTATAAGAGTATAAACTTTGGAATCAGGCTAGACTACCTCCAATTTTTTCCAGCATCCAGTGCAAAAGCCCTGAATGCTCAGATCTATCTAAACTATACAATTTGGGAGACAGAGACTAAAAACTTATCCATCTACACGAATTTAGGCGGAGGCGTATCGAACTTATTATTCAATGCCGATTTAGGATCAGGTTCTAACCGCAATGGAACCGTACCAATTGTTCAACTAGACCTAGGTATGGAATATGCGTTCGCTGAGAACTACTATCTCAGACCAGCCCTACAAACCCTTTGTTTTATTGAGCAGAATGCAAGCAAATGTGCAGCGGGAATCGAGATCAGCGCAGGTGTCAAATTATGA